The nucleotide window CAAGACGCATGGCTGTAGCTATTGCGGATTGGAAGTCAATTTGTTTTTGACAAGGTTCTTGTGTTGGCTGTATGACTTTGGTGCGTCGGATAATGTGTCTGGGGAGTAACTTGACATTTCGACAGTCAAGCTGGATGGTTCAGGAGGTATATATATGTGTCTTTTGATCCTGGCCAGTTCCGGTAGGTAGATAGGATTCGATCAATCAGCTGGGACGTTTACTTTGCTCTATTCCCGAATGCATAGTTCCCACGACAAGCTTGATCATGGAATCCAGTCCGTTCCGTTTACAGCTGAAGCGATGCGATAATCCGGGTAAGACAATAATGCAAAAATGTGCATATACGAGCCGTGTGCGACTGGGTCAGCTCGGCAGAGCGCGGCTTGACAGGCAAAACTATAACCTTGTCGACAGTTTGTGCATCCAATATTGAATGCGCGTCGCATTCATCGAGTGAAACAAGCGCACAGCAAACTCCCGTTCATGTGGTGCAGCATATTGACAAGTGGCGCCCAAGATATCTGACGAAATCTGCATCCTGAGAGtcatctcctcctcttgACACCGCTCCTTGGCCAAGTAGGCTTTGCAAATATCACGGTAGATATGGCAACCAAACCATACCAAGTACATCCAAGGTGCAATTTGTAGGCGGTATAAAGGCTACTTACATGAACAAAATGTGATCAAAGCAAAAGACGACTTTGTGAATACTTAGTCCATAGCGGGTCAAGTGCCCCCTGTCGTCACTCTCCACGAGCTCGAGTCCATGATGCCAATGTGACCTTTTGTTCATATCATCAATACGTACAGCTGCGGACAAGGTCACCGTCTCGTCCAAAGGGTATTCAAACATCTCTGACAGGAAACCCCCATCCGACGCCCACCCAACCCTCGTCAGAGGATGGGGTCCACGGCCATGCCTCACCGGCCGCGCTCCTCACCCttctcggccgtcttggccttTCAATCGCCGATGTCCACATGAACCCGCATCCCCTTGGATGTCATCATGTTGTATATCGAATACAGTTCGTCCGGCTTCATGCCCCGCGCAAGCGTCCCAAATGCCTCCATCAACAAGCCCTTGTTCCACGGGCAGTGCTTCAGAGCCCGGTAAAGCTCATCCTTCGTTGACTGTCCAAGGCGCTCCCTTTGCGAGTAGGCGAAGCGCATGTAACCAATCCACAGTGCCGCACTGGATTTGCACATATCACTCCTCAGCGCGCGCCCAAATGCAGCTCTGGTGCTGTACACGTTGCCACGCGCCAGCTCGTGTTCGACGGAGAAGATGCGGCTGCTCACGCAATCCTTGTTCTTGACGAGCACGTCCTTGTCGAGAATCTTGCACGTCTCGCGGATGACAAGGAAGCTATCGTCTGCCCATTCGAAAAGTGTCAGGAATATCGTGTTGCGAGGAAAGAACTCGATGAAGCGAGCCAGATGTTCGCGCAAAAACACTCGTCGAAACGGCCTGCCCGACCTGTTAGTGACACATTGATGGCGTGGGAAATCGTGAAGCCATATCGTACCCGTTCCTCGCATGCCAGTACAGTAGCTTAGAGGCAAACTGAAGCACAAGTTCGTGAGCCGTAGGGCCGTGCTCCGAGGCGACGAGTTCTCTTGCCAAGTCCTGGAGCGtgaacatggcggcggctaTGTTTCCCTGGGACACCGATGCCGGCTCGCTACCTCCGACGTCGGTCAGGTACGACAGCAGAATCAAGCATTGGAAATGAACGCTGGCCTGTTCCGCCTTTCCCTCGAACAAGAACGTTTCGGCTTGGGACTTGAACGCCTCTTTGGCCCTCAGTACGATTGTTGGGCTGACTTGCTCGTCGTTGAGCCGTGCTCGCTTGAACGAATTGTCGATGCACGCACACAGTCTCTTCGTTGCTGCGTATTTGTTTCCTTTATCAAGCTCGATCCAGCTCCACGTCCTTAAAAGTGAGCATACACTCAAAGCCGGCTCAAGCTATACAGCTTCGACGTTAGCATCACGAACTCTGCAGCGGGTGGTGGCATCACCATACATGCTTGGACATGCTTGCGGAACTGAGAACCTTGATTGCAACAtcttggtcgtcgttggcgtaTTCGGCAAGGGCATAGGCGTTGTAGAGCTCCGTTTCGCAAGGGTACCTTTTTAGCAGTGCCTTGGCGGGCTTTCGGATCGTCTCCGGGTCTCTGGCAAAGCACACTCCGAGATAATATAGCGCAAGTTTCGGCGAAATTTCCAAGTGTGCAAGTTGCTCCAGCGCGTTCTGAACCCATGACATGTCGATATTGCCCTCGTCGTGCCTTGCCCGGTCCAGGTGTTGAAAccacgaggcgccgccgaagagcAGTTCCGAAGACATCTTCGCACGGGGCAGGCCGCTGAAGAAGCGTGGGGGCTTTCTCTGCAGCTCATCCCCATCCTCGTTCTGTTTGGACTCCCACGCCGGCTGCGTCTCGATATTggctcccgcggcggcaagatACTGGTCATCTTGGGCCAATGCCGTCCATGAACTTGAGTCgaaggccggcggcaggccgcAGAACAGCAGGAaagcgtcgacgagctcttGGTAAACCTCAGATAGAAAACTGACAGGGATCTGGAAAAGGAGTGGCCGCAGGTCCGAAAACATGACGATACGAAACGGGTCGTTATCAGTCCCACCATCCAGTGTCCTGGCTGGCATCCTAGCCTGTCTCTCCTGTAAACGTTCAAAGACACCCCACGCATAAGCATTCATGGATGGGTTGAGACCCATGCCATCTGGGGCCTTGGCTGCCTCTGGGGATTCTCCGCCGGATTCGACAAAATGCTTCCACCCGAGCGACTGGGCCTCGCCGATCCGCGGCACCTCGCTTTCCCAGAACTCTTCAAATGCCTCAAGGGCCTCTGCCTGGCCTTGTCTCTCGTTCGGTCGAAAGTAATTGAGTTCGAGAAGCGCTTGCCATGCTGCGATAGCCAGTTCTCGGTAGCCAGAGTCGTGAATAAACCGTGTGGCTCTCAAAAAGACATAGATGGCCTCGAGAATGTCTTGCGGAGCGTAGAGACCACTCCGCGCCACCAGTATGTGCAGACGGTCCAGGAGTAATTTCTTCACCTTGTCATATTGCAGCGAGCCTATGTCGGACATTGCAAAGTCGAGGTGCGTCTTCCAAAGGGGGAAGCTCTCCAACTCCTTTTCAGAAACATCGCGCCATTTCTTGGctgcggtgctgctggtccaGATCTTGCTGCCCTCGTGCATGAGCGCGGCCAAAACCCGCCCTCGATCCTTGCCGTCCGCCGCGTGCGAGAGGGCTGACTCGAGCATACCAAGCTTAATCTCAGCGAAACTATGTGCGGTGTCGTCGCTTGTCCTTTCGTCGGTGGTCTCGCCAGCCTGCATCAAATCATCTTGGTGGTCCACCAGCTCCATCCAGGAGTCGATGTCCTCTGGGTGCTCCTTGACCTGCCTGTTGAGCAGAATTGACTTCCACTTCAACGGATTGTCGTCTGTAGTGTCGTCGAAATCTTCGTCGGAGCTCTCGCCTTCATCGCCATCTGGATCGCTCTTAACGATCTGACCCGACacggccttgccctcgatGGACCGCCACACAGGCTGCTCATCGTCCGAAGAGTCTTCGCTATCACTTTGGTCTTTGTGCTTTTGGGAACCGTCCAAGGCAATGTAGTCACCGGGCTCCTCTCCCGCTACACCACCCTTGTTCGGTCGCATCCTAACCGAAGTTCGAGTCTGTAACCCGGTTCGTAATCCATGTTTGGTGGGACGTGATCGAGTCCTGTCACCAGGAAAAACGAGGCTGAAAGATCCATCCAAGTGTAAGACTAGCCGGCCATCTGTCCCGAGGACACGTCCTCCTCCGTATCGACGGAACGCCGGGACCTTTGAAGGATCAGGACCATACTTTAGCAGTAGCGGGTCGCCTTTGGTGTCGAAAACAAATAATCCAGAACCATCAGAAATAGAGGCTTGTTCGGGGGGCTTTTCCGACTTGTTGCTTTCCGGGGGTCTCTCTTCCTCATTTCGAGGAAGCTTTCGGCTCTGTAGGTTGGATGATCCGTCACCACCTGAAGAGCTTTCGCGGCGACGCTTGGAtcgatggtggcggtggcgttGCTCAGAATGAGAGTCGTCACGACGGTGTCCCTCGGAATGAGATTCGTGCCGACGATGTTTTTCAGAACGCGAACGcgacctggacctggacctaTGGTGTCTGCTGGAACGAGAATCACCTTGTTGGTTTCTTTTTGAATGAGCGCCTTCTCGATGCTGCGTTTCAGAAGGCGAACGCGAGCGGTGCCGACGATGTCTTTCAGAACGAGAGTCGTCTCGGCGGTGTTTCTCAGAACGAGAGCTGTCCCGATGGCGTTTTTCAGAACGCGAGCGTGAATCGTCCCGATGGTGTCTCTCTGAACGAGAGTGATCTCGATGACGTCTGCCAGAGCGAGAATCGTCCTGATGGCGTTTCTCAGAACGTGAGCGTGAGCTGTCCCGACGGCGTCTCTCGGATCGAGAGCCATCTGGATGACGTCTGCTAGAGCGAGAACGATCCCTTTGGCGTCTTTCGGAGCGAGATTTGTGGCGGTCTTGTTTCTCAGAACGGGAGTCGTCCCGTCTGCGGTCCCGTCCCCTCGTAGATGGCTTTCCGCTATCCTCCCCTGATGAAGTCTTTGGTTTGAAAGAACCAAACGTGGGGACGCTAGCTTCCCTGTTGCCGTCATCTCGAAGCTCTCTTTTCTTGGTGGCGAGGTTCTCGCCCTGTTGCTCGGGCGCTCCGGCCTTTGGCTTGAAGGAAGAAAACCTGGGCACGACCGGCTTCTtcgcgtcgtcatcatccccTCGACGCTCCCTCTCCTTGGCAGATGATTTCTCGCCTTGTCCTCTTGATTTGAACGAGGCAAACTTGGGCACGCTCAGCAACTTGTCGCCGCCCCTGTctccgtcatcgtcgcccacaGCCATCTCGTCCACCGGGCCGAGAAGGACATGTTATGTCCTTGACGCTTTGGCAGTACAGATTATGTTAACCAATGTGGGGGAGATGTGAGAGAGAAAGTAAGAGGCGGGTGTTCTTCGTTAAAACGCTGGAATAGGGTCGTAATGGCCCGCGTTGCGGTCAGGGCGCGAGTTTGCTGCCCTTTTTGCAACACAGGGCGGGAAGGTAGGTTGTGCTCGAGAGGCGTGGTGGGTGCGAAGTTCAAGTGAGTGACGCAGGAACAGAGAGAGTGGGTGGCGTTTCTGATGGCAGACGACCCCCAGCAGCTGTTAGTGGAGCTGGGGCTCGCATGGAACGAGCTCGGGGGGGACTGAGCCCGTGGTCACTCCCCACGAGGTGGCCCAGGTACACCACTGTAGGCAGGGCCCGCCTAGCCCGGCCCCCCTTCAAGGGACCAACCCCCAGGCCAGCAGGGTCCAATCCATCCATTCCAGGGATTGAACCACCGTCTCACCTTCTCAGCAACCTGACAGCTCCAGCTCCCACTTTATCCCAGCATCTCCCGGATAGCTTCTCTCCCAAAATTGCCTTCCGAACCTCGAGCTGTCACCTCATGCTTTGGGAGAAGCGCAGGCGATCAATCATCCCCTTTTTTCCCGCCTGTCACTTCGTCAGGGGTAAACAGTCTACACCACTGTGTCGCTTTCCGTCTACGCCGCCCTGAGCTCGCAGCATAGCTCTAGTCCCTATAACCCCCCCTCCAtggacatcatcaccacGAGCACCGCGCTCTGGATCCTGATACCCGCtgtgctcgccgtcgccatcgcatCGACAATGGGCCTCTTCGGCGGCAACAAGATGCCCGTCGATGGCAAGGTCCGTGCTGCCGGCCCCGTCCGCGATCACCCCTCCCCATGCTGACAGGAGCCTCCATCTATCAGACGGTGCTCATCACGGGCGCGTCAGAGGGCATGGGCCTCTCGGTCGCGcagaagctcgccgcccgcggcgccaatctcgtcctcgtctcccgcagcgcagccAAGCTTGAAACTGCGCTGCAGAGCGTCAAGGTGCGGCTACCCATCATCCTtcgtgccccccccccccccttcccatAAGCCCGAGCTAGCTCCCTTCGATCCCCTCTCCCTGGATGGACACGGCGCATGGAAAGTCTGGCTGACGAGAACgacgtcctcctccttctccaggccgcggccaagaacCCTGAGACGCAACGTTTCCACTACATCCCCGCCGACGTCTCCGCCCCCTCGtacgccgcccccgtcctcgcgcaggcccGCGAGTGGAACAACGGCCGCTCCCCCGACGTGGTCTGGTGCGTCGCTGGCTTCTCCGTCCCCGAGCTGTTcatcgacatggacatggcctCGCTGCGCCAGCAGATGGACGTCAACTTCTTCGGCACGGCAGACATGtcccacgccgccatgcgCGAGTGGCTCGCCCCCGACGCGCcggtcgagcgcgaggcccgccacctcgtcatgacgacgagcgtCATCGCCTTGTACACCATCCCCGGGTACGCGCCCTACGCTCCCTCCAAATGGGCCATCCGCGGGCTCGCCGACACAATCTCCCAGGAGGCCATGCTCTACCCGCAAAACGTCAAGGTCCACGTCGTCTACCCCGGCAGCATCCTGTCGCCGGGCTTTGACCGCGAGAACATGAGCAAGCCCGCCATCACAAAGGTCCTGGAGGAGTCGGACCCGAAGCAGACcccggacgaggtcgccgagaTGGCCATCCGCGGCTTGGAACGGGGTGACTACTTCGTCACGGTCAACTTCCTCGGCAGCTTGATGAAATGGGGTATGCTTGGAGGTTCGTTCCGGAACAACTGGATCGTGGACACGCTTGGGGCGTGGCTGGCGTCTATTGTCTGGATTTTTGCTCAAATGGACTTGCATGGCAAGATCAGGAGCTATGGCAAGAAGCACGGCCATCCGAGCACATACAAGAGGCATCAAACCTGAGGTGACCTTCATCTGTAAAATTAGGCGCCAGAGTATATACTAGCCGTATCTAGATACCCTAATGATTACTACAATGCAGCGATCTGCCTGTCTATACGCCGCTCCACTTGCCAAACCTGACATATCGCTTGTACATTTCTCGCAGGATTGCCCTCCCGCTGGCGTCCATGGCATCGTTGAGGATCTTCCTACCCTCGGGCGTCGTGATATCAAAGATGGAGTTCATAGCGGGCTCCAACGCCTCCCTGACGGCCCCGGGCACgttctcctcgagctgcagcTTTACGTACTGCATCAACAGCATGTACATGTGCCGGCCGGCGGACCGCTTCGCCGCATCCGTCGCGGAGTCGAGTGCGCTGTGGAGCTGTGAGCGGGAAACAGCCCCCGCGGTGGGTTCGCAGATGAGGGTGATGAGTCGGGCATAGAGATGGGCGTTTGTCTCCTCCGATACCTCGCTAGTAGCAGTGCCGTGGGGCCCCTTGGTTACGAGGGCCTTCATGAGGGCTTGGAGGGCGCTAAGGAGCAGGTGATAGTGGCCCTCGAGACGCAGCCGGTGCTTCTTGATAATCACTTCAACCAGTTTGCATAGCCACGAGAACGAAACGTGCGACTGGCTGGACGTGGGTGAGGTCAGATCGCACGCGATGGTCAAGGTCAGCTCGATGTTCCACTGTGTCATAGCGTGCGGCCTCTTCTCCAGCAAGGTACGAAGCACACGGCAGACGTGGGAGGCGTTGGCAGTCGACTTGGTGAGGCAGACAGCCAACTGACtatgtgccgccgccaagctgaaCCCGCCGTTGGTGTGTACGTTGGGTGTGTCTATAAGGGTCAGTTGTCGGCACGTGTTTGGGAACCAGGCATGGCACATACCCATAAGCTGGTCAACGACGGTCTCGATGGCGAGGATCTGACCGTCTGTGTCGCAGCCCAATTCAAACTTatcgagcagctccttgagATAGTCGAACCGAGCAGAGTTGCTCATGTGGTTCGTAACGCCGGTGACTAGTTCTCTCAAGAGCGGCACCCGAAGCTGGGAGGGCAGGTTGTCCAGGCCATGATACGTCGTTGGAAGGCCTCCCTCCGCATGAGCTGACAGATACGTCTGGGTGAAGATCTGCAGCTTCCACCCCCGTAGATC belongs to Purpureocillium takamizusanense chromosome 1, complete sequence and includes:
- a CDS encoding uncharacterized protein (COG:S~EggNog:ENOG503NYEV) yields the protein MAVGDDDGDRGGDKLLSVPKFASFKSRGQGEKSSAKERERRGDDDDAKKPVVPRFSSFKPKAGAPEQQGENLATKKRELRDDGNREASVPTFGSFKPKTSSGEDSGKPSTRGRDRRRDDSRSEKQDRHKSRSERRQRDRSRSSRRHPDGSRSERRRRDSSRSRSEKRHQDDSRSGRRHRDHSRSERHHRDDSRSRSEKRHRDSSRSEKHRRDDSRSERHRRHRSRSPSETQHREGAHSKRNQQGDSRSSRHHRSRSRSRSRSEKHRRHESHSEGHRRDDSHSEQRHRHHRSKRRRESSSGGDGSSNLQSRKLPRNEEERPPESNKSEKPPEQASISDGSGLFVFDTKGDPLLLKYGPDPSKVPAFRRYGGGRVLGTDGRLVLHLDGSFSLVFPGDRTRSRPTKHGLRTGLQTRTSVRMRPNKGGVAGEEPGDYIALDGSQKHKDQSDSEDSSDDEQPVWRSIEGKAVSGQIVKSDPDGDEGESSDEDFDDTTDDNPLKWKSILLNRQVKEHPEDIDSWMELVDHQDDLMQAGETTDERTSDDTAHSFAEIKLGMLESALSHAADGKDRGRVLAALMHEGSKIWTSSTAAKKWRDVSEKELESFPLWKTHLDFAMSDIGSLQYDKVKKLLLDRLHILVARSGLYAPQDILEAIYVFLRATRFIHDSGYRELAIAAWQALLELNYFRPNERQGQAEALEAFEEFWESEVPRIGEAQSLGWKHFVESGGESPEAAKAPDGMGLNPSMNAYAWGVFERLQERQARMPARTLDGGTDNDPFRIVMFSDLRPLLFQIPVSFLSEVYQELVDAFLLFCGLPPAFDSSSWTALAQDDQYLAAAGANIETQPAWESKQNEDGDELQRKPPRFFSGLPRAKMSSELLFGGASWFQHLDRARHDEGNIDMSWVQNALEQLAHLEISPKLALYYLGVCFARDPETIRKPAKALLKRYPCETELYNAYALAEYANDDQDVAIKVLSSASMSKHLEPALSVCSLLRTWSWIELDKGNKYAATKRLCACIDNSFKRARLNDEQVSPTIVLRAKEAFKSQAETFLFEGKAEQASVHFQCLILLSYLTDVGGSEPASVSQGNIAAAMFTLQDLARELVASEHGPTAHELVLQFASKLLYWHARNGPFRRVFLREHLARFIEFFPRNTIFLTLFEWADDSFLVIRETCKILDKDVLVKNKDCVSSRIFSVEHELARGNVYSTRAAFGRALRSDMCKSSAALWIGYMRFAYSQRERLGQSTKDELYRALKHCPWNKGLLMEAFGTLARGMKPDELYSIYNMMTSKGMRVHVDIGD
- a CDS encoding uncharacterized protein (COG:S~EggNog:ENOG503NYEV), giving the protein MAVGDDDGDRGGDKLLSVPKFASFKSRGQGEKSSAKERERRGDDDDAKKPVVPRFSSFKPKAGAPEQQGENLATKKRELRDDGNREASVPTFGSFKPKTSSGEDSGKPSTRGRDRRRDDSRSEKQDRHKSRSERRQRDRSRSSRRHPDGSRSERRRRDSSRSRSEKRHQDDSRSGRRHRDHSRSERHHRDDSRSRSEKRHRDSSRSEKHRRDDSRSERHRRHRSRSPSETQHREGAHSKRNQQGDSRSSRHHRSRSRSRSRSEKHRRHESHSEGHRRDDSHSEQRHRHHRSKRRRESSSGGDGSSNLQSRKLPRNEEERPPESNKSEKPPEQASISDGSGLFVFDTKGDPLLLKYGPDPSKVPAFRRYGGGRVLGTDGRLVLHLDGSFSLVFPGDRTRSRPTKHGLRTGLQTRTSVRMRPNKGGVAGEEPGDYIALDGSQKHKDQSDSEDSSDDEQPVWRSIEGKAVSGQIVKSDPDGDEGESSDEDFDDTTDDNPLKWKSILLNRQVKEHPEDIDSWMELVDHQDDLMQAGETTDERTSDDTAHSFAEIKLGMLESALSHAADGKDRGRVLAALMHEGSKIWTSSTAAKKWRDVSEKELESFPLWKTHLDFAMSDIGSLQYDKVKKLLLDRLHILVARSGLYAPQDILEAIYVFLRATRFIHDSGYRELAIAAWQALLELNYFRPNERQGQAEALEAFEEFWESEVPRIGEAQSLGWKHFVESGGESPEAAKAPDGMGLNPSMNAYAWGVFERLQERQARMPARTLDGGTDNDPFRIVMFSDLRPLLFQIPVSFLSEVYQELVDAFLLFCGLPPAFDSSSWTALAQDDQYLAAAGANIETQPAWESKQNEDGDELQRKPPRFFSGLPRAKMSSELLFGGASWFQHLDRARHDEGNIDMSWVQNALEQLAHLEISPKLALYYLGVCFARDPETIRKPAKALLKRYPCETELYNAYALAEYANDDQDVAIKVLSSASMSKHVW
- the TSC10 gene encoding 3-dehydrosphinganine reductase (COG:Q~EggNog:ENOG503NYA2~SECRETED:SignalP(1-23~SECRETED:cutsite=AIA-ST~SECRETED:prob=0.2477)~TransMembrane:1 (n3-14c19/20o303-320i)), with protein sequence MDIITTSTALWILIPAVLAVAIASTMGLFGGNKMPVDGKTVLITGASEGMGLSVAQKLAARGANLVLVSRSAAKLETALQSVKAAAKNPETQRFHYIPADVSAPSYAAPVLAQAREWNNGRSPDVVWCVAGFSVPELFIDMDMASLRQQMDVNFFGTADMSHAAMREWLAPDAPVEREARHLVMTTSVIALYTIPGYAPYAPSKWAIRGLADTISQEAMLYPQNVKVHVVYPGSILSPGFDRENMSKPAITKVLEESDPKQTPDEVAEMAIRGLERGDYFVTVNFLGSLMKWGMLGGSFRNNWIVDTLGAWLASIVWIFAQMDLHGKIRSYGKKHGHPSTYKRHQT